TGCGGATCAGGGTTCTGGCGGCATTGCCATACCGCTTGATCCATTGAGCCAGCACTGCGTCGCTGATGCCGGAACTTGAAGTCAACTGGCGTTCCAGGCGTTGCAGGCCTTCTTCCGATAGCCGTTGTTGACGTGATACACCGGGCCGGGGATGTCGCCCTGTCATGATGGGCTGCTCCTTTTGGTATGTGTTGGATCTTCAGGGGGAAGGCGATGCTGGGAATACCGGGAGCCTTCCCAGTGTCCTGCTTTTGCACAGGGAAGTGCTTATGTCGCGGGAGGACAGGAAGTCCGTAGCGACCAGTGATGTACCTACATCCCTTCCGGCGCATCGCTTCCGCATGACCCCCAGGGAAGGGGGAAATGCTGGAAATGTCGGGAACATTTCCAGTGCCCTGCTTTTGCACAGGGAGGTGCTTATGTCGCGGGAGGACAGGAAGTCCGTAGCGACCAGTGAAGTACCTACATCCCTTCCGGCGCATCGCTTCCGCATGACCCCCAGGGAAGGGGGAAATGCTGGAAATGTCGGGAACATTTCCAGTGCCCTGCTCACGCGATGTACCTACATCCCTGCAGGCAAAAACCCGGCACGGGGCCGGGTTCTGGTGGGATGCTGATGTGGTGATCAGCCCAGGTTGTCAGCCACGAAGTCCCAGTTCACCACGTTGAAGAAGTCAGCAATGTACTGGGGACGTACGTTGCGCTTGTCGATGTAATAGGCATGTTCCCAGACATCGATGGTCAACAGAGGGGTTTGGCCGTCACGCATGGGGTTGCCTGCACCAGAGGTGTTGACGATCTCCAGGGAACCGTCGCTGTTCTTCACCAGCCAGGTCCAGCCGCAGCCGAAGTTGGTGGCGGCGGAAGTGGAGAACTTCTCCTTGAAATCGGCAAAGGAGCCAAAGGCGCTGTTGATGGCGTCTGCCAGAGCGCCGCCGGGTTCGCCACCGCCATTCGGGCTCATGCAGTTGAAGTAGAAGGTGTGGTTCCATACCTGGGCGCCATTGTTGAAGATGCCGCCCTCGGCCTTCATCACGATTTCTTCCAGGCTGGCGTTCTCGAACTCGGTGCCGGGAATCAGATTGTTGAGATTGTCCACGTAAGTGGCATGATGCTTGTCGTGGTGATAGTCAAGGGTTTCCACGGAGATGTGAGGCTGCAGGGCATCTTTGGCATAGGGCAGAACGGGTAATGTATGTGTTGTCATGAATATTCTCCTGAGTTTATTTTGCCCGAATTCGTGGGTTCATCAGGGCGCATCGCACTAGCACTTGATTGGTCAGGCTCTATGAAAAAGCTCACCAGACCCGAGGGTATGGCTGGGATTCTTCACACCGCCATTCAAATCCGTATCCTGCACTCTGCGCCAATTCTGAACCCATGGATTCAGGTTTTGGTTAATTCTTTAGTGAATTGCTTGGTTATTAGGCTGATAAGGTTATTCTGAATCACGGCAAAATGCAATAATGCGTGCCATGAAGATGCCAACGGCAATAGACAATTTCCCGGATGCCCTGACTCTGAGCCTGTTTGCCAGCCGGGTGGACGCCATCTGTGATGACATGGGTGTCGTGCTGCGCAACACGGCCTTTTCTCCGAATATCCGTGACCGCCTGGATTATTCCTGCGCCATTTTCGATGCCCATGGCGAGCTGTGTGCCCAGGCGGCGCATATTCCCGTGCACCTGGGCAGCATGGCGTTTGCCATGGGTGATATCGTCAGCCGCCTGGAGTGGCGGGAGCATGACCAGGTGATTCTGAACGACCCTTTTCTCGGGGGTACTCATCTGCCGGACGTTACGCTCATCGCGCCTGTATTCGTGGCGGGGGATTTAGAGGGTTTTGTCGTAAATCGCGCTCATCATGCCGATATTGGTGCGGATACACCGGGCTCCATGCCGGTTTCCTCGCGCCTGGATGAGGAGGGGCTGGTCATCGAGCCGGTGCATCTGGTGCGCCAGGGGCAACGGGTGGAAGATGTTTGGGAGCGTATCCTGGACGCCACCCGCAATCCGCGTACGGCGGAAGGGGATATCAGCGCCCAGCTCAGCGCCAACCGGACCGGTATCGCCCGCCTTCAGGCCTTCATTGCCGAGCAGGGCAGGGAGGGCTACCGGCAGGGGGTGAGGGCTCTGAACGACTATGGCCAGCGCATGGCGCGATCCGCCCTGGAGAAGATTCCCCAGGGGGAATACTATTTCGAGGATTTCCTGGATGATGACGGCCAGGGACAGGCGGACCTGTTGTTGAAAGTGTGCATCAG
This sequence is a window from Thiolapillus brandeum. Protein-coding genes within it:
- a CDS encoding superoxide dismutase, whose product is MTTHTLPVLPYAKDALQPHISVETLDYHHDKHHATYVDNLNNLIPGTEFENASLEEIVMKAEGGIFNNGAQVWNHTFYFNCMSPNGGGEPGGALADAINSAFGSFADFKEKFSTSAATNFGCGWTWLVKNSDGSLEIVNTSGAGNPMRDGQTPLLTIDVWEHAYYIDKRNVRPQYIADFFNVVNWDFVADNLG